CGAGGATGACCGGGTACCAGGCCGTGACGAAGTCGGTGAAGCCCAGCAGCATCCGCGTCGGCAGGGGCAGTTCCGCGTTGAAGGACGCGAAGAACACCTTGAAGCGCGGCAGCACGAAGACGACGAGGACGAGGACGACGGCGACGGCCAGACCCATCACCAGGCTCGGATAGGTCAGGGCGGAGCGGATGCTGCGCCGGCCCTCGACGTCGCGCTCGATGTAGCGGCCCAACTGGGCCATCACCACGTCGAGCTCACCGGTCGCCTCTGCCGAGCGCAGGACGGAGATGTAGAACGGCGGGAGCGCCGCGGTGTGGACGGCCATCGCGCCGGCGAAGCTCTCGCCGAACCGCAGCGAGTCCATGACGTCGACGAGCACCTGGCCCAGCTTCTTGTCCCTGGTCTCGGCGCGGATGATCTCCAGGGCGTCCAGGATGGGCACTCCGGCCTTGATGAAGGCGGCCATCTGGCGCGAGAAGTTGCTCAGCTCGACCGGGTCGACCTTCTTCGCGGTGAGTTCGAGCTGCAGCAGGTTGCGGCCCGCCGCCCTGACCGACTGCACGTCGTAGCCCTGCCGGGTCAGGCTGTCGGTCACGCCGTCGACACTGGAGCCCTTGAGCACGCCGGCGGCCCGCTTCCCGTCCGGGCCGAGCGCGACGTACTTGAAGGTGGCCATGTGCCGATGCCCTCCTGGCTTCCGGTGTCGGGGGTTCGCTTCGTCGGTGTCCGGGTGCGGCGTCCGGCGCGCGGGGCGCCGGGCCGTCTAGACCACGTACACGCTGGACATGATCTCGGCGATGGTCGTGGTGCCCTCCTCGACCAGCCGGACGCCTCCGTCCAGGAGGCTGTCCATGTGCTCCTCGCGCGCGGCCTTGCGCAGGCTGTCGATCGGCGCCTTCTCGACGAGCAGCCGCTTGACCGCGTCGCTCATCACGAGCAGTTCGAAGACGCCGATCCGCTCCTGGTAGCCGGTCCGGGAGCAGAAGTTGCAGCCCCGGCCCTGCCAGAAACCGGCGTCGGTCGAACCGCCGGCCTTGGCGAAGAAGGCCAGTTCGTCCACGCCCGGCCGGTAGGGCTCGCGGCACTGATCGCAGATCCGCCGCACCAGTCGCTGGCTGACCACCCCGGAGACCGTGGAGGTGATCAGGAACGGCTCGATGCCCATGTCGGCGAACCGGTGCAGGGCGGAGCAGGCGTCGCCGGCGTGGATGGACGACAGGACGAAGTGGCCGGTGAGGGCGGATTCGACCGCGATCCGCGCCGTCTCGGCGTCTCGGATCTCGCCCACCAGGATCACGTCGGGGTCCTGCCGGAGGATCGAGCGCAGCCCGGTCGCGAACGAGATGCCCGCCTGGTCGTTGATCTGGATCTGGTTGACCGACGGGAACACGTACTCCACCGGGTCTTCGATGGTGGTGATGTTGCGCTCGCTCTGGTTCAGCTCGCCCAGCGTGGCGTACAGGGTGGTCGTCTTGCCGCTGCCGGTCGGTCCGGCGCAGGCGACCATGCCGTACGGGGAGCGCAGCAGGGACGCGAACCGTTCGTAGGTCGCGGGGGGCATGCCGAGCTCGCCCAGCCGGAACAGGGTGCGGTTGCTGTCGAGCAGTCGCAGCACCGCCTTCTCGCCCCAGATGGTGGGGGTGGTCGCGACCCGGATGTCGACCGGCCTGCCGTCGATCTCGGTGGCGATCTGCCCGTCCTGCGGGCGCCGCCGGTCGACGATGTTCATGTTGGCCATGATCTTGATCCTGCTGACCAGCGACGGACCCATGCTCTCCGGCAGGCTGAGCACGTCGTGCAGCGCACCGTCGATGCGGTACCGGACCCGGACCCGGTCGGCGTGCGGTTCGACGTGGATGTCCGAGGCCCGGTCGCGCAGGCCCTGGGTCAGCATGAGGTTGACCAGGTGCACGACCGGCGCGTCCTCGCTCACCACCCGGGCCCCGGAGCCGGCGTTGCGGCCGGTCTCGGTCGCCTCGAAGGCCTCGACCAGGCTGCCGACGCCGGACAGCGCCCGGTAGGTGCTGTCGATCGAGCGCCGGATGTCCGAGGGAGCCGCGATCGCCAACTGCACCCGGTCCGGCGCGACGGCACGGCCGACCTCGTCGAGCACGCGCGGGTCGGCCGGGTCGCCCGCCGCGACCACCAGCGTGCCCTCGGCCCGCCGCACGCCGACGACGCCCAGCGAACGGGCCAGCGCCTCGGGCACCCGGGCGGCCGCCTCGGGATCGGGTTCGCTCTGGCGCAGGTCGACGACCGGGACGCCGAGTTGGACCGACAGCACCTCGATCAGTGACCGCTCGTCGACCATGCCGATTTCGACCAGCAGGGCGCCGAGCCGCTTGCCCGACGCCGACTGCTGCAGGAGCGCCTCGTCCACCTGCGCAGGGGTGAGCAGCCCGCGCTGCACCAGCAGTTCCCCCATGCGCTGCCGCTTCCGTCCCGCGGGGGAGGACTGCTCCGCGCCGGACGTCGCGTCCCCGACCGGTTCGTCGGCCGGGACCGGAGACGGCGCGGGGCCGCGGACTCCAGCGGGCAGGGTGCCGTCCTCGCCCGCAGGACCGGTCGCCGCCGCGCGGCGCCGGAGAAAACGGCCATTCGCCAAGGAACCCACCCCTTTCGCGCATCCAGAGCAACGGCCGACCGTTCGCCTCGGGTGGATCCGCAGTACTGTCAGCCGCTGATTAGTCAGCTGCACACTACAGCACGCCATCAGGCTCGCATCTGCGCCGCCTTCGGGGCATCGCCCCTTGTAAGTGCACTTTCGGCTCAGTAGTCTACGGCTGATTAATCAAGCTGTTACTAACGCTCGGTCGTGTGTGGGCCGGTCGCCGTAGATGGAGAAAGATGTTCACAAACCTGCAAGGAAAGTTGCGCCGGCGCATGCGTGCGCCGAGCGAGACGGCGGAGGCCGGCTTCACGCTCATCGAGCTTCTCGTGGTCATCGTGATCCTCGGCGTCCTGTCCGCCATCGTCGTCTTCTCCGTCCGCGGCATCAACGACAAGGGCCAGGGCGCGGCGTGCAAGACCGACAAGTCCACGATCGAGACCGCGGAGGAGGCGTACTTCGCCACTGACGGCCGCAACACGTACGGCACGGTGGACGACCTGAAGAATGCGGGGTTCCTGTCCGCCGTTTCCAACTGGTACCAGGTTCTCGACACGAGCCCCACCAAGTACACCGTGACGCGGATCCCCAATGTCGACGGCGAGCCGCCCAACCCCTGCCCCTGACGCGGGAGCCGTCGCCGGTCGTCGCAGGCCGGCGGTCGAGACGGCCGGGTGGCGCCGTACGCGCCACCCGGCGCTGGCGCACGGCGCGCACGCTACGGCAGCATTGCGTCCATGTCATCCATATTCGTCGTAATTGTCGGCCTGTTGGGGCTCGCGGTGGGCTCCTTCCTCAACGTCGCCGTCTCCCGGGTGCCGGCCGGCCGCTCGGTCGTGCGACCCGGCTCCGCCTGCCCGCGATGCGCCACGGCGATCGCGGCCCGGGACAACATCCCCGTCGTGTCCTGGCTCCTGCTGGGCCGCCGCTGCCGCGCCTGCCGGGTTCCGATCCCCGCGCGCTACCCGCTCGTCGAAGCGCTCACCGCGCTCCTCTTCGCCTCCGAGGCACTGCGCTTCGGCCGGTCCGAGATGCTGCCGGCCGCACTCGTCTTCACCGCGGGGCTGGTGGCGCTGGCCGCCTGCGACGCCGAACACCTCCTGCTCCCGAGGCGGCTGATCTACCCGACCCTCGGGCTCACCGCCGCGTGTCTGCTCGCCGCCGCCGCGGCCACCGGCCAGTGGTACCGGCTCGGCGTGACCGCGGCGTGCGGAGCGGGCGGGTTCGCCGTCTTCTTCGCCCTGCACCGGGTGCGGCCGGCCTGGCTCGGATTCGGCGACGTGCGCCTGGCCGGCCTGCTCGGCACCGGGCTGGGCTGGCTCGGTCCGTGGCATCTCGTCTTCGCGCTGGTGGCCGGCAGCTTCGCCGGGCTGCTGGTGGGCATCGCGCTCATGGCGGCGGGGCGGGCCACCCGCCACACCCGCCTCCCCTTCGGCGTGTTCCTCGCCGCCGGCGCCGTCGCCGCCCTCCTCGTCGGCGCTCCGGTCGTCCACTGGTACGAGAGCCTGAGCGATCCGTACGCGACGGGGGCACCCCCCACCACGGTCCGCGACCGCCCCTGACCGCCGGGCCGGACGTCAGCCGCGGGCCGGCTTTCGGCTGCCGACGGCCGCGCGACGTTGCTTCTGGGCATACCTACAGCGTCACGCGCCGCATGCGCACCGAAGACTGGTCCTTCGTACAACCGCGCGCCCGACCGATTGGTAACCTGGTTGCCATGGTGAAACCCGACCGACCTGATCTGCCGCTGGCGGAGTGGATTGTGCTCGCGCTCATGGCTGAACGACCCAGTCACGGCTTCGCCATCGCAGCCCTCACCGCTGAAGGCGCGGAAATCGGTCAGTTCTGGTACATCTCGCGACCCATGGTCTACCGGTCGATCACGCGGCTGGTCGAGCGCGGACTGATCACGGCGGTCGGCGCCGAGGAAAGCGACCGCGGACCGCAGCGCATGATCTACGCCACCACCCGCTCGGCGAAGACGACGGTGAGCCGGTGGCTCAGTGAACCCGTGGTCCACCTGTTCGACGTCCGTGCCGAGCTCACCTGCAAGCTCCTGCTGCTCCAGCGTCGCGACGCCAGCCCGGCCCGCCTGGTCGAGCGCCAACGGGTCGTCATCGACGGGATCGAGGAGTCGCTGCGCGCCAAGGAGCACGCCGGCGACCACCTGGCCCGCGCGATCTACGCCTGGCGGCTGGAACACGTCCGCGCCGCGCGCCGGTTCCTCGACGCGGTCGACGTCGACTCGGCGCGGCCGGCGGTCACGACCGGCTGACGTCACGCGCCTATCGTCCTCCCCCCGGCATCCACGTCACCGCCCCGCGCGTGCGGGCGACTCGATCCGGCAGCCACCGGCGGGCCGCGGCCACCGCGGATGACACCCCGACGGCGGCGTACGAGCCGTCACCCACCCGTCCGGCAGCCGACCCGGTGGCCGTGGACCGTGCTCGACCGTGAGCCCGGGCCAACACGACGGGCCCGGCGATCGCGTCATCACGATCACCGGGCCCGCGAGGCGCGTCAGCGCCTCATGGCCGGTCGCCGGAAGCGGCTCGTCGGCTAGGGCACCTCGACGACGGTCTCGCAGGAGCCGCCGGCCGCGATCGAGTCCGTGCCCGGGAGCGTCGGACCGCCGTTGGCGTCGCCGGCGCAGACGTCCGCGCCGCTACCACCGGAGAGGCTGTCGCTGTCGGCGCCACCGACCACGGTGTCGTTGCCGTTGCCACCGGAGAGCGCGTCGTTGCCGGCCCCGCCACGGACGATGTCGGTGCCGTCACCGCCGCTGATGGCGTCGCTCCCGTCACCGCCGTCGACGTAGTCGTTGCCGCTGCCGGCCGACACGGCGTCGTTGCCACCGAACGCGCAGATCGTGTCGTTGCCGCCGTTGCCGCTGACACTGTCGTTCCCGTTGCCGGTCACGATCACGTCGGCGCCGCCGGTGCCGTTGACGATCCCGTTGCCGGTGATCGTGGCGGCGAGACCCTTGCAGCCGGCCGCGACGTTGATCGTCACGGTCGCGACGTTCGACTCGGCGGTGCCGTCCGTCGCCTTGTACGTGAAGCTGTCGCTTCCGACGTAGGCGCCGGCGGGCTGGTAGTCGAACGAGCCGTTCGGGTTGAGCGTGAGGGTGCCGTGCGCCGGCCCGGTCACCAGCGACGCCGTCAGCGCGCTGCCGTCGGGGTCCGTGTCGTTGCCGAGGACGCCAGGAGCGCCGACGGCGAGCGGGGTGTCCGCCCCGACGTGGCCGTACGACTCGTTCGCGGTCGTCGGAGTCCGGTTCGTCGTGTTGAGCAGCACCGACGCGTCGTTGACGTACGTCGCCGAGCTGTTGCTGTTGGCCGTGGCGACATCGGGACGCCCGTCGCCGTCGATGTCGGCCACCGCGGTGGCCTGCGGGGAGCGACCGCCGCCCAGTCCGAAGACGAGCGGGGTGCCGAAGGCGCCCGTGCCGTCGCCCTCGAGTACGACGACCTCGTGCGATCCGGCGCTGGAGACGACCAGGTCGACGTGTCCGTCGCCGTTCAGGTCGGCCACCGAGGCGGAGCTGAGGTTCGCCCCCGCCGACCGGACGCTCGCGGCGGCGAACCCGCCCGTGCCGTCACCGAGCAGGACCGCGACGCGCCCCGGCGTGCCGGGGGCCACGACGACGGCGTCCGGCTTGCCGTCCCCGTTCACGTCGGCGAGCTTGAGCTTGGTCGGAAGTGCCACACCGGCCGGGACGCTCGACGCGGTGCCGAAGCCGCCGTGTCCGTCGCCCGGCAGCACGGAGAGCGTGCCGGTCGACGAGTTCGAGGTGACGAGATCCAGATGGCCGTCGCCGCCCAGGTCGGCGGCCGCGATGCCCTGCGGGCCGACGCCGCCGCCCAGTCCGAACCGTGTCGCCGCGCCGAACGTGCCGTTCCCGTTGCCGAGCACGACCGCGACGTTGTTCGTGTTCGCGTTGGACGTCGCGAGATCCGGCTTGCCGTCCTCGTCGAAGTCGCCCACGGCTACGCCGGTCGGGAAGCGCACGAGACACGGGTTGTCGCTCGTGGTGTCGCACCCCGGCGTCGGGTTGAGTTCCACCGCCGCGCCGGCGCCGAGCGCGCCCGAGCCGTCACCGAGCCAGACTAGGGCGACGTTGCCGCGCGCGTCCTGGCTGACGACGTCCTGGTGGCCGTCGCCGTTGACGTCCTGGATCACCGCCGAGCCGATGAACGGGCTCGACGCGGTCTGCGGGGCCGCGTACGTCGTCACGGTGCCGAAGCCGCCGCCACCGGAGCCGAGGAACACGCCCAGGCCCTCGGCGCGGATCGCCGTCACGAGGTCCGGCTTCCCGTCGTTGTCGAGATCGCCGATCGCGACGGCGGCGCTGCCGCGGCCGGTGTCGTCGAGGTTGACCGCGGTCCCGAGACCGGTCGTGTTGACGGCGGTCGCCGATACCGGGCTGGCGACCATGACGACGGTCGCCACCGCGAGGACGAGCGTCGGAATGCGGCGTGGCCGACCGCGCGTGACCGCGGCCGAGCCGCCGTCCGGCGTGAGGTGCCGACGTGATGATCTGTTCATGGGGGAGGCCCCTCCTCAGGGCCTGATGCACGAGAGTGGGTGACGCGCTACGACAGGACGTGGACGGACTGCGGTAGTCACCGAGTGACGACGTCTGCGGCGCAGGCGATGCGCGGCACCCGGCCTGCCGCGGACGCGCTTGTCGGCGGTCCCGGCGGCAAGGGGGTGTGGGGCCGGCGACGAGGACCTGCGGGCCGGGGCCGCCGGCGGGCGGGGTGCGTGCCCGCCGACGGCCGTTGCCGGTCCTCGGGATCGCCTAGTAGCCGTAGGCGGCGAGGGTCGCCTGGATGGTGCTGTCCCCGTCCCAGTCGTTGTTGAACAGGTCGGTCCAGGCAGTCGCCGCGCCGGCGTTGCCGCCCTTCAGGGCGACGCCGAACTGCTCGATGTCCCCGTAGCCCGAGTACGCGCTCGGATTGACCTCGGTCCACGTGTTGGGGTCGTTGCCCGTGGTGCCGTTCAGCGAACTCGACGTCCAGCTCACGTTCACGACGTTCGACTTCGCGACGAGACCCAGCTGGGTGTTGCCGCCGGCGTTCGCCGTCACCGCGCCGCGCACCTGGCTGATGCCCGATTCCAGGCGCACCTTGCACGCCGTGCCCGCGCTGTCGCACGCGCTGCCCCGGAACACGTTCTGACCCGCCCCGCTGTCGACCCAGGAGAACCCGTTCTGGGTCAGCGCCTGCTTGGACGCCGCACCGAACGGAGCGGAAGCCGGGTCTGCGACCGCGATCCGGTGACCGCTCGTCGCGAGCCAGGTCACCACCGCCGGGATCGTCGTGGGCGCGCCGCCGGAGACCGCCGAGGCGTCGCACCGGGGCGACTGCGCCTTGCCGTTGCCGCTGCCGTTGGCGTCCGCACCGAACGCGAGCGGCGGACTGCCGGCGTTGGACGGGTCGTCGCCCTTGGTCGAGCCCGCCCAGCTGCCGCTACAGCTGTAGATCGCCAGGCGTCCGACCGCCACGAGGTGCTTGCTGTTGATGTCGCCGTTGCACTCGACGGTTCCGCTCGCCGTGCAGGTCCCGCCGTCCGAGGTCGGGATGACCGCGTCGACGTTGGCCTCGTCCGCCGACAGGAACGCGTCGATGTGCAACGGCCCGTCGGTGCAGTTGTTCGACGAGGAGGGATTGCACGTGGTGTAGGGGCCGGCGCTCTTCAGCTGCTGGCGCAGGCTTCCCGACGTGATGCCCCGCATCGTCGACGTGTCGATCACCGGCTTGTTCCAGAACCCGCCGACCTGCGAGGCGGCGTTCGCCGTGAACGGCGTGAGCGACTGCAGCGACGCGATTCTGCCCTTCATGTCCTTGACGGCCGGATACATGTTGTTCGCTATACCGACCTGCGTGTCCGTCGTGGCGAACGCCGCCGGTGCCGTGACGGCGATCAGCGCCGCGGCGAGGGCACCCGCCGCGAACGCCTTCCGTACCCGGCGCATCGCGGTGGGGCCGGAGTTCGGGGCGTTCCACGTGCGCTTGGACTGTCGTTGCATCTGCTACTCCTGGTCGACCTGGTGGGCGGCGGTTGCCCCATGGGCACCTGCCGGTGGAATCAGGTAGATGCCCAGACTTCCTGGGCATCTGCGAGGTTTCCCGGCATGACGGTGCCGCACATGCCACCTAGTAGTCAATGATTGACAACCATGCTCGGTGTGGATGTAATGCACGTATCCAGCCTGCAAGCGGGCCGGCGGCGCATGCCGTCGGTCCGCTCAGGCATGGACGGGACGGGCTGACGGCACGATGAACAGAGGCGTGGTATGGCACTGTTGGGCAGACTGTCGGGCTCGCGCGCGATCAGGCGGGGTGTGCTGGTCCTCGCGGTGGTCGCGGTGGCCCTGGGCGTCGTCGTCTTCGTGCGCGGTGGGTCGGATTCGGCCGCCCAAGCCAAGAGACCCGAACGGGAGTGGTGTACGCCGGGCACCGCGCGCACCGCGCTCTGCCCGAACGGCAAGGTGTTCGACGCGAAGGAATACGCCAGCCACGGGGCCGCCTTCGGGTGCACCTACTTCGCCCGTCAGGCGGACGCCCAGGCGGTCCTGCGGGCCGACCCGGGCGATCCGAACCACCTCGACGACGGAGGCGGCGTCGCGTGCCGCGGCCTGCCGGCACCGCGCGACACCACACCGGTCCCGCACACCGCCCAGTGCGGTCCCGGCGACACCCGCAGCGCGCTCTGCCCGCAGCCGGACCGGTCCTTCGACGCCCGCTACTTCCTGCGCCACGGCGGTGACGCCTACGACTGCCCGGACTTCGCCAGCCAAGCGGACGCGCAGGCGGTCCTGCGCTTCGACCCGGCCGACCCGAACCACCTCGACGGCGCCCGCAAGGGCGTCGCGTGCCCGAACCTGCCGGGACCCAAGGACGTCAAGCCCGTGCGACGGGCACCGTGACGCGGCAAGGGCCCGCGCGTGCGCCCGGGCTGAACGCGCCCCATCGACCGAAGGAAGCCCCGACTGCCATGACACCGGACCACCGCATGTTCTCCTCGCGCGCCAGACGCCAGGACGGCTTCACCCTCATCGAGTTGCTCGTGGTCATCGTGATCCTGGGCGTCCTCTCCGCCATCGTGGTGTTCTCCGTCAGGGGCATCGGCGACAAGGGCCACAAGAGCGCGGTCGCCGCGGACGCGGCCACCCTGCGCACAGCGGAAGAGTCCTACTGCGCGAAGCACGGACGCTACGGGACGGTCGATGACCTGAAGGCCGACGGGCTGCTGGCCGGAGAGCCGGTCTACAACATGGTGGAGGTCGGCGAGGAGAACAAGTGCGGTCGGGGCGAGAAGTCGTCGTTCACGCTGTACGACACCTCCACACCGACGGAGAGCGCGGCGGACCCGATCCCGGTGGGCGCCAACGCCACCGACCTCGCGGTCGACGAGAAGGCCGACCGCGTGTACGTCGTGTCCACCGCGGAGAAGACCGTGACGGCGATCGACGGCACGACCGACAAGCCGATCGGCTCGCCGATCAACGTCGGCGGCGCCGTGTCGGACCCGACCCGGATCGCGGTCAACCCCCGCACGGGGCAGGTCTACGTCGGAGGTGCGAACGGCGTCGCGATCATCGACACGGTCGACGGCAATCAAGTCACCCGTGTCAGCGGATACGAGACGGCCGTCTCCGGCCTGGCCGTCTCTCCCGAGAACGACGGCGAGGTCTACATCGGCGGTGGTGGTGCGGCCGCCGGAGAGATCGCCTACATCGCGGCCGGCACCTCGTCGGCGACGAAGATCCCCCTGCCCGCCGGAGGACCCGTGGCCGCGGGCAACGGCATGGACTTCTCCTTCGACCCCGCGCGCCACGCGGTGTACTTCGCGAAGCAGGGTACCGGCGGCGGTGCGAGCCCCAAGGCCGGCCTCTTCGCCATCTCGTCGCAGACCCACGCGGCCAGGATCGTGGCGGACTTCCCGGCCGCGTCCAGCTGCGGCAAGAACCTCGGGAGCCTCGCCTCCAACTCCGCTCGCGGCACGGTCGCCGTCGATCCGAACCGCAACCGCGTCTACCTGCTGGCCAGAAGGTGCACGCAGGACGCGGCGAGGCCTGTCGGGACGGTGCTCGCCATCAACCCCGACGACGGAACGTCAACGCAGATCGACGACCCGGCGGGCACGCTCTTCAGCCCCCTTTCCGCGGGCTACAACGCCACGTCCGGATCGGTCTACGTCTACTCCACCGGCGGAACCGCATCGGGATGCAATACCTCGGGCCGGATCAGCCGACTCGTCGGGACGACGGTCACGGGGGAGACGTCGGTCTGCGGCATGTCGAACTCCGGCGGGAACGCGGCGCACAAGGCCGCCGTGCTGAAGAACTACAACAGGCTGTTCGTCGCGCAGTACTACAGCGTCGGCGGGGACGGCAAGCCGCTCGCGCCCGGCGGCATCGGGGCCACCGACGGCACCACGCTGCTGAGGCGGCCCGCGATCGGAACGCCTCGCCACTTCGTCTCGCTGGCCGTGAACAACACGACGGCGAAGATGTACGCGGTCGACGCGCTGAACTCACGGCTCGTGGTGTTCCGGACGGGAACGGCCTAGACCATGACGGACCAGTCACGCACCCTCCACGAGGGCCGGGACCACCGGCCGCGGCCAGGCCGTCGACGCTCCGTCGCGGCGCTCGGCGTGATCGCGGCGATCACACTGACCGCGTGCGCGGGCAACGAACCCCCGGTGCGCGCGTTCGACGTCGCTCCGTACGTGCACCAGGGACACGTGGTCGACTGCGGTGCGTTCAAGGCCCAGGCCGACGCGCAGACGGTGCTGCGGGCGGACCCGCTCGACCCGAACGGTCTCGACCCGGACGGCGACGGCATCGCGTGCCCGAACCTGCCCGCGCCGAAGGACGGGAAGCCGGTCCACCGCGACTTCATGACCGACGTGGACGGCGCGCCGATCATCGAGCCGGTCGAGCCGTCGCCGACGTAGCGGCAGCGCGCCAGTGGTGCCCGACCCGGGGAGCGTCCCGGGGCGGGCACCGTTTTCCTGCCCCTAGAAGAAGCCGAGCTTCTTCGGCGAGTACGAGACGAGGAGGTTCTTCGTCTGCTGGTAGTGCTCCAGCATCATCTTGTGCGTCTCCCGCCCGATGCCCGACTGCTTGTAGCCGCCGAAGGCCGCGTGGGCCGGGTACGCGTGGTAGCAGTTCGTCCAGACGCGACCCGCCTGGATCGCGCGGCCCGCGCGGTACGCGGTGTTGATGTCGCGGGTCCAGACGCCCGCTCCCAGCCCGTACGCCGTGTCGTTGGCGATCCGCACCGCGTCGTCGAAGTCCTCGAACGAGGCCACCGACACCACCGGGCCGAAGATCTCCTCCTGGAAGACCCGCATGCGGTTGTCGCCCTCGAAGACCGTCGGCTGGACGTAGAACCCGCCCGCCAGCTCCCCGCCGTGCTCCACGCGGCCGCCGCCCGTGAGGACCTTCGCACCCTCCTGCCGGCCGATCTCCACGTAGGACAGGATCTTCCGCAGCTGCTCCTCGGACGCCTGCGCCCCGATCATCGTGTCCGTGTCCAGCGGGTGCCCCGGCACGATCAGTTCGGTCCGCGCCACCGCCGCGTCGAGGAAGTCCCCGTACCGGCCGCGTTCGATCAGCGCGCGCGAGGGGCTCGTGCACACCTCGCCCTGGTTGAGGGCGAACATGGTGAAGCCCTCCAGGGCCTTGTCGCGCAGTTCGTCGTCGGCGGACCAGATGTCGTCGAAGAACAGGTTGGGGCTCTTGCCGCCCAGCTCCAGGGTGACCGGCTTCAGGTGCTCCGCCGCGTACTGCATGATCAGCCGGCCGGTGGAGGTCTCCCCGGTGAACGCGATCTTGGCGACGCGCGGGCTGGACGCGAGCGGCTTGCCCGCCTCCTCGCCGAAGCCGTTGACGACGTTCACCACGCCCGGCGGCAGCAGGTCCGCGACCAGGCTCAGCCAGAAGTGCACCGAGGCGGGGGTCTGCTCGGCCGGTTTGAGGACCACCGTGTTGCCGGCCGCGAGCGCCGGGGCCAGCTTCCACACCGCCATCAGGATCGGGAAGTTCCACGGGATGATCTGGCCCACCACGCCCAGCGGTTCGTGGAAGTGGTAGGCCACCGTGTCCTCGTCGAGCTGGCTGAGCGCGCCCTCCTGCGCGCGCAGGGCCCCCGCGAAGTAGCGGAACTGGTCGATGGCCAGCGGCAGGTCCGCCGCCAGGGTCTCGCGCACCGGCTTGCCGTTCTCCCAGGTCTCGGCGACGGCGAGGGCCTCCAGGTTCCGCTCCATCACGTCCGCGATGCGCAGCAGGACCGTCGAGCGCTCCGCCACCGAGGTGCGCCCCCAGGCCGGCGCCGCCGCGTGGGCCGCGTCCAGGGCCCGTTCCACGTCCTCGGCGCTGCCGCGGGCGACCTCGGTGAACGTCTCGCCGGTGACGGGGGAGGGGTTGGCGAAGTACCGGCCCAGGGCCGGTTCGACGTACTCCCCGCCGATGAAGTGCCCGTAGCGGGGCGCGTACGACATCAGCGCCCCCTCGGTCCCGGGTGCCGCGTAACGGGCCATGGAGCCTCCCCTGCCGGGCGCCGGCCACCGTTGGACAGCGCTCCGGGGAGGCTAGGAGCGCGCGGGTTGCGGATACGTTGCACGCCCGCGCCCGGCCGGCTCCGCCCCTACGCCGCCCCGCCGGCGACCGGGGTGCGGGCCGGCGCCGGCATCCGCACCGGCACCGAGTTCGAGGTCCAGGGCGCGCAGCCGGGCCAGTGCGGCCGGCCGCCGGGCGGACGGCAGCGCCGCGGCCAGCGCCCGCCAGGCGTCCCGGTCGTCCGCGCCCCAGGCGCTGCACACCCAGTCCGTCAGCAGCCCGGCGTCCCCCCGGGCGACCACGGCCGCCCGCGCCTGGTCCTCGATCCGCCGGCGCAGCCGCACGATCCCCGGCGCCGTGGACCCGGGCAGCAGCGGTCCGGCGTACCGGCGCAGCGCCGCGCAGACCGCGCCGCCGGCCAGGTGCCGGGACACGGCGGTGAAGTCCGCCTC
Above is a window of Streptomyces subrutilus DNA encoding:
- a CDS encoding type II secretion system F family protein; the encoded protein is MATFKYVALGPDGKRAAGVLKGSSVDGVTDSLTRQGYDVQSVRAAGRNLLQLELTAKKVDPVELSNFSRQMAAFIKAGVPILDALEIIRAETRDKKLGQVLVDVMDSLRFGESFAGAMAVHTAALPPFYISVLRSAEATGELDVVMAQLGRYIERDVEGRRSIRSALTYPSLVMGLAVAVVLVLVVFVLPRFKVFFASFNAELPLPTRMLLGFTDFVTAWYPVILGVLVVLVAALVAGLRTERGRLLRDRFLLATPVVGDVVRFMVIERFCRILTSMIKAGVPIPEALGLASAGANNLVYERSIGTARIEMLEGGGISRPIARTKLFPGAVTQMMRVGEETGTLDDQLENVSEFYEKELQHKLKRLTSLFEPTVVILVGVVVGFVAVALLSAIYGVYSQVEVQ
- a CDS encoding GspE/PulE family protein; this translates as MGELLVQRGLLTPAQVDEALLQQSASGKRLGALLVEIGMVDERSLIEVLSVQLGVPVVDLRQSEPDPEAAARVPEALARSLGVVGVRRAEGTLVVAAGDPADPRVLDEVGRAVAPDRVQLAIAAPSDIRRSIDSTYRALSGVGSLVEAFEATETGRNAGSGARVVSEDAPVVHLVNLMLTQGLRDRASDIHVEPHADRVRVRYRIDGALHDVLSLPESMGPSLVSRIKIMANMNIVDRRRPQDGQIATEIDGRPVDIRVATTPTIWGEKAVLRLLDSNRTLFRLGELGMPPATYERFASLLRSPYGMVACAGPTGSGKTTTLYATLGELNQSERNITTIEDPVEYVFPSVNQIQINDQAGISFATGLRSILRQDPDVILVGEIRDAETARIAVESALTGHFVLSSIHAGDACSALHRFADMGIEPFLITSTVSGVVSQRLVRRICDQCREPYRPGVDELAFFAKAGGSTDAGFWQGRGCNFCSRTGYQERIGVFELLVMSDAVKRLLVEKAPIDSLRKAAREEHMDSLLDGGVRLVEEGTTTIAEIMSSVYVV
- a CDS encoding type IV pilin protein; the protein is MRAPSETAEAGFTLIELLVVIVILGVLSAIVVFSVRGINDKGQGAACKTDKSTIETAEEAYFATDGRNTYGTVDDLKNAGFLSAVSNWYQVLDTSPTKYTVTRIPNVDGEPPNPCP
- a CDS encoding prepilin peptidase encodes the protein MSSIFVVIVGLLGLAVGSFLNVAVSRVPAGRSVVRPGSACPRCATAIAARDNIPVVSWLLLGRRCRACRVPIPARYPLVEALTALLFASEALRFGRSEMLPAALVFTAGLVALAACDAEHLLLPRRLIYPTLGLTAACLLAAAAATGQWYRLGVTAACGAGGFAVFFALHRVRPAWLGFGDVRLAGLLGTGLGWLGPWHLVFALVAGSFAGLLVGIALMAAGRATRHTRLPFGVFLAAGAVAALLVGAPVVHWYESLSDPYATGAPPTTVRDRP
- a CDS encoding PadR family transcriptional regulator, producing the protein MRTEDWSFVQPRARPIGNLVAMVKPDRPDLPLAEWIVLALMAERPSHGFAIAALTAEGAEIGQFWYISRPMVYRSITRLVERGLITAVGAEESDRGPQRMIYATTRSAKTTVSRWLSEPVVHLFDVRAELTCKLLLLQRRDASPARLVERQRVVIDGIEESLRAKEHAGDHLARAIYAWRLEHVRAARRFLDAVDVDSARPAVTTG
- a CDS encoding FG-GAP-like repeat-containing protein, producing the protein MNRSSRRHLTPDGGSAAVTRGRPRRIPTLVLAVATVVMVASPVSATAVNTTGLGTAVNLDDTGRGSAAVAIGDLDNDGKPDLVTAIRAEGLGVFLGSGGGGFGTVTTYAAPQTASSPFIGSAVIQDVNGDGHQDVVSQDARGNVALVWLGDGSGALGAGAAVELNPTPGCDTTSDNPCLVRFPTGVAVGDFDEDGKPDLATSNANTNNVAVVLGNGNGTFGAATRFGLGGGVGPQGIAAADLGGDGHLDLVTSNSSTGTLSVLPGDGHGGFGTASSVPAGVALPTKLKLADVNGDGKPDAVVVAPGTPGRVAVLLGDGTGGFAAASVRSAGANLSSASVADLNGDGHVDLVVSSAGSHEVVVLEGDGTGAFGTPLVFGLGGGRSPQATAVADIDGDGRPDVATANSNSSATYVNDASVLLNTTNRTPTTANESYGHVGADTPLAVGAPGVLGNDTDPDGSALTASLVTGPAHGTLTLNPNGSFDYQPAGAYVGSDSFTYKATDGTAESNVATVTINVAAGCKGLAATITGNGIVNGTGGADVIVTGNGNDSVSGNGGNDTICAFGGNDAVSAGSGNDYVDGGDGSDAISGGDGTDIVRGGAGNDALSGGNGNDTVVGGADSDSLSGGSGADVCAGDANGGPTLPGTDSIAAGGSCETVVEVP